One segment of Sesamum indicum cultivar Zhongzhi No. 13 linkage group LG4, S_indicum_v1.0, whole genome shotgun sequence DNA contains the following:
- the LOC105161132 gene encoding uncharacterized protein YKR070W-like isoform X1, with amino-acid sequence MYIGGISWKIERRRKRKEYEVPIQTASAIVFAPAAASGGCGGVASFSNKAVVSSFGIAFDIDGVILRGTTPIGNSRRALRRLYDDSGAMNIPFLFLTNGGGIPESRRASELSDILGVKILASQVVQGHSPFRTLLKRYENEFIVATGKGEPYENEFIVAKGKGEPAVVMSEYGFKRVISLEEYASQFKNIDPVAQYKRWTTEQELNCSRNSEKIASSHIDCSQKVKAAFVVSDPVDWGRDIQVLCDILTSGGVPEEENGQQPPLYFAADDLQYQAAFPSERLGMGAFRIALESVFNRIHDKPLEYTSFGKPNPFVFSNAEMILRQLLQFPTPGNVGTEDVRLPSFKTLYMIGDNPLVDVKGAQQAGYPWFSILTRTGVFRQRENHTQYPADMVNLMILYSLFLLLFTVVSVKTICRSLSLHGFLVVSLFPIMTTWFCILCSTPARCGLNTPRSLILYFIGLGTSL; translated from the exons atgtatataggtGGAATTTCTTG GAAAATCGAAAGgaggaggaaaagaaaagagtatGAGGTTCCGATTCAAACAGCCAGTGCCATTGTCTTTGCTCCAGCCGCGGCAAGCGGCGGCTGCGGCGGCGTCGCTTCATTCAGTAACAAAGCAGTTGT TTCATCATTTGGGATTGCGTTCGATATAGATGGGGTGATACTTCGTGGTACAACTCCGATTGGGAATTCACGGAGAGCGCTGAGAAGATTGTATGATGATTCTG GTGCTATGAATattccttttctatttctgaCGAATG GTGGTGGCATCCCAGAGTCCAGAAGAGCCTCAGAATTAAGTGATATTCTTGGAGTGAAGATTTTAGCTTCTCAG GTAGTGCAAGGTCACTCACCCTTTAGAACTTTGCTAAAGAG ATATGAAAATGAATTCATTGTTGCTACTGGAAAAGGGGAACCATATGAAAATGAATTCATTGTTGCGAAAGGAAAAGGGGAACCTGCCGTTGTTATGTCTGAATATGGCTTTAA GAGAGTTATCTCACTAGAGGAGTATGCATCACAGTTCAAGAACATTGATCCTGTGGCTCAGTACAAGAGGTGGACAACTGAGCAGGAATTGAACTGCTCACGAAATTCTGAGAAGATTGCCTCGAGCCATATCGATTGTTCCCAAAAGGTCAAAGCTGCTTTTGTTGTTAGTGATCCTGTTGACTGGGGGAGGGACATACAG GTTCTGTGCGATATTTTGACATCTGGAGGTGTTCCTGAAGAGGAGAATGGGCAACAACCACCACTGTATTTTGCTGCAGATGATCTGCAATACCAG GCTGCATTTCCTTCAGAACGTCTTGGTATGGGTGCATTTAGGATCGCTCTCGAGAGTGTCTTCAATAG aattcatGACAAACCGTTGGAGTATACATCTTTCGGGAAACCAAATCCATTTGTTTTCAGCAATGCGGAAATGATATTAAGACAGCTCTTGCAATTTCCCACTCCTGGTAATGTCGGAACGGAAGATGTCAGGTTACCTTCTTTCAAAACCCTGTACATGATTGGCGACAATCCCTTGGTTGATGTCAAAGGAGCACAGCAG GCAGGATACCCCtggttttcaattttgaccaGGACAGGTGTTTTCAGGCAAAGGGAGAACCATACACAGTATCCAGCTGATATGGTAAACCTAATGATTCTGTActctttgtttcttcttcttttcacCGTTGTATCTGTGAAAACAATTTGCCGTAGTCTTTCTTTACATGGTTTTCTCGTCGTCTCCTTGTTTCCTATCATGACCACATGGTTTTGCATTTTGTGTTCCACCCCTGCGCGCTGTGGTCTGAACACTCCGAGGTCTcttattctatattttatcgGCCTGGGAACATCATTGTGA
- the LOC105161132 gene encoding uncharacterized protein YKR070W-like isoform X2 yields MYIGGISWKIERRRKRKEYEVPIQTASAIVFAPAAASGGCGGVASFSNKAVVSSFGIAFDIDGVILRGTTPIGNSRRALRRLYDDSGAMNIPFLFLTNGGGIPESRRASELSDILGVKILASQVVQGHSPFRTLLKRYENEFIVATGKGEPAVVMSEYGFKRVISLEEYASQFKNIDPVAQYKRWTTEQELNCSRNSEKIASSHIDCSQKVKAAFVVSDPVDWGRDIQVLCDILTSGGVPEEENGQQPPLYFAADDLQYQAAFPSERLGMGAFRIALESVFNRIHDKPLEYTSFGKPNPFVFSNAEMILRQLLQFPTPGNVGTEDVRLPSFKTLYMIGDNPLVDVKGAQQAGYPWFSILTRTGVFRQRENHTQYPADMVNLMILYSLFLLLFTVVSVKTICRSLSLHGFLVVSLFPIMTTWFCILCSTPARCGLNTPRSLILYFIGLGTSL; encoded by the exons atgtatataggtGGAATTTCTTG GAAAATCGAAAGgaggaggaaaagaaaagagtatGAGGTTCCGATTCAAACAGCCAGTGCCATTGTCTTTGCTCCAGCCGCGGCAAGCGGCGGCTGCGGCGGCGTCGCTTCATTCAGTAACAAAGCAGTTGT TTCATCATTTGGGATTGCGTTCGATATAGATGGGGTGATACTTCGTGGTACAACTCCGATTGGGAATTCACGGAGAGCGCTGAGAAGATTGTATGATGATTCTG GTGCTATGAATattccttttctatttctgaCGAATG GTGGTGGCATCCCAGAGTCCAGAAGAGCCTCAGAATTAAGTGATATTCTTGGAGTGAAGATTTTAGCTTCTCAG GTAGTGCAAGGTCACTCACCCTTTAGAACTTTGCTAAAGAG ATATGAAAATGAATTCATTGTTGCTACTG GAAAAGGGGAACCTGCCGTTGTTATGTCTGAATATGGCTTTAA GAGAGTTATCTCACTAGAGGAGTATGCATCACAGTTCAAGAACATTGATCCTGTGGCTCAGTACAAGAGGTGGACAACTGAGCAGGAATTGAACTGCTCACGAAATTCTGAGAAGATTGCCTCGAGCCATATCGATTGTTCCCAAAAGGTCAAAGCTGCTTTTGTTGTTAGTGATCCTGTTGACTGGGGGAGGGACATACAG GTTCTGTGCGATATTTTGACATCTGGAGGTGTTCCTGAAGAGGAGAATGGGCAACAACCACCACTGTATTTTGCTGCAGATGATCTGCAATACCAG GCTGCATTTCCTTCAGAACGTCTTGGTATGGGTGCATTTAGGATCGCTCTCGAGAGTGTCTTCAATAG aattcatGACAAACCGTTGGAGTATACATCTTTCGGGAAACCAAATCCATTTGTTTTCAGCAATGCGGAAATGATATTAAGACAGCTCTTGCAATTTCCCACTCCTGGTAATGTCGGAACGGAAGATGTCAGGTTACCTTCTTTCAAAACCCTGTACATGATTGGCGACAATCCCTTGGTTGATGTCAAAGGAGCACAGCAG GCAGGATACCCCtggttttcaattttgaccaGGACAGGTGTTTTCAGGCAAAGGGAGAACCATACACAGTATCCAGCTGATATGGTAAACCTAATGATTCTGTActctttgtttcttcttcttttcacCGTTGTATCTGTGAAAACAATTTGCCGTAGTCTTTCTTTACATGGTTTTCTCGTCGTCTCCTTGTTTCCTATCATGACCACATGGTTTTGCATTTTGTGTTCCACCCCTGCGCGCTGTGGTCTGAACACTCCGAGGTCTcttattctatattttatcgGCCTGGGAACATCATTGTGA
- the LOC105161132 gene encoding uncharacterized protein YKR070W-like isoform X4, whose product MYIGGISWKIERRRKRKEYEVPIQTASAIVFAPAAASGGCGGVASFSNKAVVSSFGIAFDIDGVILRGTTPIGNSRRALRRLYDDSGGGIPESRRASELSDILGVKILASQVVQGHSPFRTLLKRYENEFIVATGKGEPAVVMSEYGFKRVISLEEYASQFKNIDPVAQYKRWTTEQELNCSRNSEKIASSHIDCSQKVKAAFVVSDPVDWGRDIQVLCDILTSGGVPEEENGQQPPLYFAADDLQYQAAFPSERLGMGAFRIALESVFNRIHDKPLEYTSFGKPNPFVFSNAEMILRQLLQFPTPGNVGTEDVRLPSFKTLYMIGDNPLVDVKGAQQAGYPWFSILTRTGVFRQRENHTQYPADMVNLMILYSLFLLLFTVVSVKTICRSLSLHGFLVVSLFPIMTTWFCILCSTPARCGLNTPRSLILYFIGLGTSL is encoded by the exons atgtatataggtGGAATTTCTTG GAAAATCGAAAGgaggaggaaaagaaaagagtatGAGGTTCCGATTCAAACAGCCAGTGCCATTGTCTTTGCTCCAGCCGCGGCAAGCGGCGGCTGCGGCGGCGTCGCTTCATTCAGTAACAAAGCAGTTGT TTCATCATTTGGGATTGCGTTCGATATAGATGGGGTGATACTTCGTGGTACAACTCCGATTGGGAATTCACGGAGAGCGCTGAGAAGATTGTATGATGATTCTG GTGGTGGCATCCCAGAGTCCAGAAGAGCCTCAGAATTAAGTGATATTCTTGGAGTGAAGATTTTAGCTTCTCAG GTAGTGCAAGGTCACTCACCCTTTAGAACTTTGCTAAAGAG ATATGAAAATGAATTCATTGTTGCTACTG GAAAAGGGGAACCTGCCGTTGTTATGTCTGAATATGGCTTTAA GAGAGTTATCTCACTAGAGGAGTATGCATCACAGTTCAAGAACATTGATCCTGTGGCTCAGTACAAGAGGTGGACAACTGAGCAGGAATTGAACTGCTCACGAAATTCTGAGAAGATTGCCTCGAGCCATATCGATTGTTCCCAAAAGGTCAAAGCTGCTTTTGTTGTTAGTGATCCTGTTGACTGGGGGAGGGACATACAG GTTCTGTGCGATATTTTGACATCTGGAGGTGTTCCTGAAGAGGAGAATGGGCAACAACCACCACTGTATTTTGCTGCAGATGATCTGCAATACCAG GCTGCATTTCCTTCAGAACGTCTTGGTATGGGTGCATTTAGGATCGCTCTCGAGAGTGTCTTCAATAG aattcatGACAAACCGTTGGAGTATACATCTTTCGGGAAACCAAATCCATTTGTTTTCAGCAATGCGGAAATGATATTAAGACAGCTCTTGCAATTTCCCACTCCTGGTAATGTCGGAACGGAAGATGTCAGGTTACCTTCTTTCAAAACCCTGTACATGATTGGCGACAATCCCTTGGTTGATGTCAAAGGAGCACAGCAG GCAGGATACCCCtggttttcaattttgaccaGGACAGGTGTTTTCAGGCAAAGGGAGAACCATACACAGTATCCAGCTGATATGGTAAACCTAATGATTCTGTActctttgtttcttcttcttttcacCGTTGTATCTGTGAAAACAATTTGCCGTAGTCTTTCTTTACATGGTTTTCTCGTCGTCTCCTTGTTTCCTATCATGACCACATGGTTTTGCATTTTGTGTTCCACCCCTGCGCGCTGTGGTCTGAACACTCCGAGGTCTcttattctatattttatcgGCCTGGGAACATCATTGTGA
- the LOC105161132 gene encoding uncharacterized protein YKR070W-like isoform X5 produces MYIGGISCSSFGIAFDIDGVILRGTTPIGNSRRALRRLYDDSGAMNIPFLFLTNGGGIPESRRASELSDILGVKILASQVVQGHSPFRTLLKRYENEFIVATGKGEPYENEFIVAKGKGEPAVVMSEYGFKRVISLEEYASQFKNIDPVAQYKRWTTEQELNCSRNSEKIASSHIDCSQKVKAAFVVSDPVDWGRDIQVLCDILTSGGVPEEENGQQPPLYFAADDLQYQAAFPSERLGMGAFRIALESVFNRIHDKPLEYTSFGKPNPFVFSNAEMILRQLLQFPTPGNVGTEDVRLPSFKTLYMIGDNPLVDVKGAQQAGYPWFSILTRTGVFRQRENHTQYPADMVNLMILYSLFLLLFTVVSVKTICRSLSLHGFLVVSLFPIMTTWFCILCSTPARCGLNTPRSLILYFIGLGTSL; encoded by the exons atgtatataggtGGAATTTCTTG TTCATCATTTGGGATTGCGTTCGATATAGATGGGGTGATACTTCGTGGTACAACTCCGATTGGGAATTCACGGAGAGCGCTGAGAAGATTGTATGATGATTCTG GTGCTATGAATattccttttctatttctgaCGAATG GTGGTGGCATCCCAGAGTCCAGAAGAGCCTCAGAATTAAGTGATATTCTTGGAGTGAAGATTTTAGCTTCTCAG GTAGTGCAAGGTCACTCACCCTTTAGAACTTTGCTAAAGAG ATATGAAAATGAATTCATTGTTGCTACTGGAAAAGGGGAACCATATGAAAATGAATTCATTGTTGCGAAAGGAAAAGGGGAACCTGCCGTTGTTATGTCTGAATATGGCTTTAA GAGAGTTATCTCACTAGAGGAGTATGCATCACAGTTCAAGAACATTGATCCTGTGGCTCAGTACAAGAGGTGGACAACTGAGCAGGAATTGAACTGCTCACGAAATTCTGAGAAGATTGCCTCGAGCCATATCGATTGTTCCCAAAAGGTCAAAGCTGCTTTTGTTGTTAGTGATCCTGTTGACTGGGGGAGGGACATACAG GTTCTGTGCGATATTTTGACATCTGGAGGTGTTCCTGAAGAGGAGAATGGGCAACAACCACCACTGTATTTTGCTGCAGATGATCTGCAATACCAG GCTGCATTTCCTTCAGAACGTCTTGGTATGGGTGCATTTAGGATCGCTCTCGAGAGTGTCTTCAATAG aattcatGACAAACCGTTGGAGTATACATCTTTCGGGAAACCAAATCCATTTGTTTTCAGCAATGCGGAAATGATATTAAGACAGCTCTTGCAATTTCCCACTCCTGGTAATGTCGGAACGGAAGATGTCAGGTTACCTTCTTTCAAAACCCTGTACATGATTGGCGACAATCCCTTGGTTGATGTCAAAGGAGCACAGCAG GCAGGATACCCCtggttttcaattttgaccaGGACAGGTGTTTTCAGGCAAAGGGAGAACCATACACAGTATCCAGCTGATATGGTAAACCTAATGATTCTGTActctttgtttcttcttcttttcacCGTTGTATCTGTGAAAACAATTTGCCGTAGTCTTTCTTTACATGGTTTTCTCGTCGTCTCCTTGTTTCCTATCATGACCACATGGTTTTGCATTTTGTGTTCCACCCCTGCGCGCTGTGGTCTGAACACTCCGAGGTCTcttattctatattttatcgGCCTGGGAACATCATTGTGA
- the LOC105161132 gene encoding uncharacterized protein YKR070W-like isoform X8 — protein sequence MYIGGISCSSFGIAFDIDGVILRGTTPIGNSRRALRRLYDDSGGGIPESRRASELSDILGVKILASQVVQGHSPFRTLLKRYENEFIVATGKGEPAVVMSEYGFKRVISLEEYASQFKNIDPVAQYKRWTTEQELNCSRNSEKIASSHIDCSQKVKAAFVVSDPVDWGRDIQVLCDILTSGGVPEEENGQQPPLYFAADDLQYQAAFPSERLGMGAFRIALESVFNRIHDKPLEYTSFGKPNPFVFSNAEMILRQLLQFPTPGNVGTEDVRLPSFKTLYMIGDNPLVDVKGAQQAGYPWFSILTRTGVFRQRENHTQYPADMVNLMILYSLFLLLFTVVSVKTICRSLSLHGFLVVSLFPIMTTWFCILCSTPARCGLNTPRSLILYFIGLGTSL from the exons atgtatataggtGGAATTTCTTG TTCATCATTTGGGATTGCGTTCGATATAGATGGGGTGATACTTCGTGGTACAACTCCGATTGGGAATTCACGGAGAGCGCTGAGAAGATTGTATGATGATTCTG GTGGTGGCATCCCAGAGTCCAGAAGAGCCTCAGAATTAAGTGATATTCTTGGAGTGAAGATTTTAGCTTCTCAG GTAGTGCAAGGTCACTCACCCTTTAGAACTTTGCTAAAGAG ATATGAAAATGAATTCATTGTTGCTACTG GAAAAGGGGAACCTGCCGTTGTTATGTCTGAATATGGCTTTAA GAGAGTTATCTCACTAGAGGAGTATGCATCACAGTTCAAGAACATTGATCCTGTGGCTCAGTACAAGAGGTGGACAACTGAGCAGGAATTGAACTGCTCACGAAATTCTGAGAAGATTGCCTCGAGCCATATCGATTGTTCCCAAAAGGTCAAAGCTGCTTTTGTTGTTAGTGATCCTGTTGACTGGGGGAGGGACATACAG GTTCTGTGCGATATTTTGACATCTGGAGGTGTTCCTGAAGAGGAGAATGGGCAACAACCACCACTGTATTTTGCTGCAGATGATCTGCAATACCAG GCTGCATTTCCTTCAGAACGTCTTGGTATGGGTGCATTTAGGATCGCTCTCGAGAGTGTCTTCAATAG aattcatGACAAACCGTTGGAGTATACATCTTTCGGGAAACCAAATCCATTTGTTTTCAGCAATGCGGAAATGATATTAAGACAGCTCTTGCAATTTCCCACTCCTGGTAATGTCGGAACGGAAGATGTCAGGTTACCTTCTTTCAAAACCCTGTACATGATTGGCGACAATCCCTTGGTTGATGTCAAAGGAGCACAGCAG GCAGGATACCCCtggttttcaattttgaccaGGACAGGTGTTTTCAGGCAAAGGGAGAACCATACACAGTATCCAGCTGATATGGTAAACCTAATGATTCTGTActctttgtttcttcttcttttcacCGTTGTATCTGTGAAAACAATTTGCCGTAGTCTTTCTTTACATGGTTTTCTCGTCGTCTCCTTGTTTCCTATCATGACCACATGGTTTTGCATTTTGTGTTCCACCCCTGCGCGCTGTGGTCTGAACACTCCGAGGTCTcttattctatattttatcgGCCTGGGAACATCATTGTGA
- the LOC105161132 gene encoding uncharacterized protein YKR070W-like isoform X7 gives MYIGGISWKIERRRKRKEYEVPIQTASAIVFAPAAASGGCGGVASFSNKAVVSSFGIAFDIDGVILRGTTPIGNSRRALRRLYDDSGAMNIPFLFLTNGGGIPESRRASELSDILGVKILASQVVQGHSPFRTLLKRYENEFIVATGKGEPYENEFIVAKGKGEPAVVMSEYGFKRVISLEEYASQFKNIDPVAQYKRWTTEQELNCSRNSEKIASSHIDCSQKVKAAFVVSDPVDWGRDIQVLCDILTSGGVPEEENGQQPPLYFAADDLQYQAAFPSERLGMGAFRIALESVFNRIHDKPLEYTSFGKPNPFVFSNAEMILRQLLQFPTPGNVGTEDVRLPSFKTLYMIGDNPLVDVKGAQQAGYPWFSILTRTGVFRQRENHTQYPADMVVDTVEEAVEFILKREDASYVVD, from the exons atgtatataggtGGAATTTCTTG GAAAATCGAAAGgaggaggaaaagaaaagagtatGAGGTTCCGATTCAAACAGCCAGTGCCATTGTCTTTGCTCCAGCCGCGGCAAGCGGCGGCTGCGGCGGCGTCGCTTCATTCAGTAACAAAGCAGTTGT TTCATCATTTGGGATTGCGTTCGATATAGATGGGGTGATACTTCGTGGTACAACTCCGATTGGGAATTCACGGAGAGCGCTGAGAAGATTGTATGATGATTCTG GTGCTATGAATattccttttctatttctgaCGAATG GTGGTGGCATCCCAGAGTCCAGAAGAGCCTCAGAATTAAGTGATATTCTTGGAGTGAAGATTTTAGCTTCTCAG GTAGTGCAAGGTCACTCACCCTTTAGAACTTTGCTAAAGAG ATATGAAAATGAATTCATTGTTGCTACTGGAAAAGGGGAACCATATGAAAATGAATTCATTGTTGCGAAAGGAAAAGGGGAACCTGCCGTTGTTATGTCTGAATATGGCTTTAA GAGAGTTATCTCACTAGAGGAGTATGCATCACAGTTCAAGAACATTGATCCTGTGGCTCAGTACAAGAGGTGGACAACTGAGCAGGAATTGAACTGCTCACGAAATTCTGAGAAGATTGCCTCGAGCCATATCGATTGTTCCCAAAAGGTCAAAGCTGCTTTTGTTGTTAGTGATCCTGTTGACTGGGGGAGGGACATACAG GTTCTGTGCGATATTTTGACATCTGGAGGTGTTCCTGAAGAGGAGAATGGGCAACAACCACCACTGTATTTTGCTGCAGATGATCTGCAATACCAG GCTGCATTTCCTTCAGAACGTCTTGGTATGGGTGCATTTAGGATCGCTCTCGAGAGTGTCTTCAATAG aattcatGACAAACCGTTGGAGTATACATCTTTCGGGAAACCAAATCCATTTGTTTTCAGCAATGCGGAAATGATATTAAGACAGCTCTTGCAATTTCCCACTCCTGGTAATGTCGGAACGGAAGATGTCAGGTTACCTTCTTTCAAAACCCTGTACATGATTGGCGACAATCCCTTGGTTGATGTCAAAGGAGCACAGCAG GCAGGATACCCCtggttttcaattttgaccaGGACAGGTGTTTTCAGGCAAAGGGAGAACCATACACAGTATCCAGCTGATATG GTGGTCGATACCGTGGAAGAGGCGGTGGAGTTTATACTCAAAAGGGAGGATGCTTCCTATGTAGTTGATTAA
- the LOC105161132 gene encoding uncharacterized protein YKR070W-like isoform X3 yields MRFRFKQPVPLSLLQPRQAAAAAASLHSVTKHSSFGIAFDIDGVILRGTTPIGNSRRALRRLYDDSGAMNIPFLFLTNGGGIPESRRASELSDILGVKILASQVVQGHSPFRTLLKRYENEFIVATGKGEPYENEFIVAKGKGEPAVVMSEYGFKRVISLEEYASQFKNIDPVAQYKRWTTEQELNCSRNSEKIASSHIDCSQKVKAAFVVSDPVDWGRDIQVLCDILTSGGVPEEENGQQPPLYFAADDLQYQAAFPSERLGMGAFRIALESVFNRIHDKPLEYTSFGKPNPFVFSNAEMILRQLLQFPTPGNVGTEDVRLPSFKTLYMIGDNPLVDVKGAQQAGYPWFSILTRTGVFRQRENHTQYPADMVNLMILYSLFLLLFTVVSVKTICRSLSLHGFLVVSLFPIMTTWFCILCSTPARCGLNTPRSLILYFIGLGTSL; encoded by the exons atGAGGTTCCGATTCAAACAGCCAGTGCCATTGTCTTTGCTCCAGCCGCGGCAAGCGGCGGCTGCGGCGGCGTCGCTTCATTCAGTAACAAAGCA TTCATCATTTGGGATTGCGTTCGATATAGATGGGGTGATACTTCGTGGTACAACTCCGATTGGGAATTCACGGAGAGCGCTGAGAAGATTGTATGATGATTCTG GTGCTATGAATattccttttctatttctgaCGAATG GTGGTGGCATCCCAGAGTCCAGAAGAGCCTCAGAATTAAGTGATATTCTTGGAGTGAAGATTTTAGCTTCTCAG GTAGTGCAAGGTCACTCACCCTTTAGAACTTTGCTAAAGAG ATATGAAAATGAATTCATTGTTGCTACTGGAAAAGGGGAACCATATGAAAATGAATTCATTGTTGCGAAAGGAAAAGGGGAACCTGCCGTTGTTATGTCTGAATATGGCTTTAA GAGAGTTATCTCACTAGAGGAGTATGCATCACAGTTCAAGAACATTGATCCTGTGGCTCAGTACAAGAGGTGGACAACTGAGCAGGAATTGAACTGCTCACGAAATTCTGAGAAGATTGCCTCGAGCCATATCGATTGTTCCCAAAAGGTCAAAGCTGCTTTTGTTGTTAGTGATCCTGTTGACTGGGGGAGGGACATACAG GTTCTGTGCGATATTTTGACATCTGGAGGTGTTCCTGAAGAGGAGAATGGGCAACAACCACCACTGTATTTTGCTGCAGATGATCTGCAATACCAG GCTGCATTTCCTTCAGAACGTCTTGGTATGGGTGCATTTAGGATCGCTCTCGAGAGTGTCTTCAATAG aattcatGACAAACCGTTGGAGTATACATCTTTCGGGAAACCAAATCCATTTGTTTTCAGCAATGCGGAAATGATATTAAGACAGCTCTTGCAATTTCCCACTCCTGGTAATGTCGGAACGGAAGATGTCAGGTTACCTTCTTTCAAAACCCTGTACATGATTGGCGACAATCCCTTGGTTGATGTCAAAGGAGCACAGCAG GCAGGATACCCCtggttttcaattttgaccaGGACAGGTGTTTTCAGGCAAAGGGAGAACCATACACAGTATCCAGCTGATATGGTAAACCTAATGATTCTGTActctttgtttcttcttcttttcacCGTTGTATCTGTGAAAACAATTTGCCGTAGTCTTTCTTTACATGGTTTTCTCGTCGTCTCCTTGTTTCCTATCATGACCACATGGTTTTGCATTTTGTGTTCCACCCCTGCGCGCTGTGGTCTGAACACTCCGAGGTCTcttattctatattttatcgGCCTGGGAACATCATTGTGA
- the LOC105161132 gene encoding uncharacterized protein YKR070W-like isoform X6 — translation MRFRFKQPVPLSLLQPRQAAAAAASLHSVTKHSSFGIAFDIDGVILRGTTPIGNSRRALRRLYDDSGGGIPESRRASELSDILGVKILASQVVQGHSPFRTLLKRYENEFIVATGKGEPAVVMSEYGFKRVISLEEYASQFKNIDPVAQYKRWTTEQELNCSRNSEKIASSHIDCSQKVKAAFVVSDPVDWGRDIQVLCDILTSGGVPEEENGQQPPLYFAADDLQYQAAFPSERLGMGAFRIALESVFNRIHDKPLEYTSFGKPNPFVFSNAEMILRQLLQFPTPGNVGTEDVRLPSFKTLYMIGDNPLVDVKGAQQAGYPWFSILTRTGVFRQRENHTQYPADMVNLMILYSLFLLLFTVVSVKTICRSLSLHGFLVVSLFPIMTTWFCILCSTPARCGLNTPRSLILYFIGLGTSL, via the exons atGAGGTTCCGATTCAAACAGCCAGTGCCATTGTCTTTGCTCCAGCCGCGGCAAGCGGCGGCTGCGGCGGCGTCGCTTCATTCAGTAACAAAGCA TTCATCATTTGGGATTGCGTTCGATATAGATGGGGTGATACTTCGTGGTACAACTCCGATTGGGAATTCACGGAGAGCGCTGAGAAGATTGTATGATGATTCTG GTGGTGGCATCCCAGAGTCCAGAAGAGCCTCAGAATTAAGTGATATTCTTGGAGTGAAGATTTTAGCTTCTCAG GTAGTGCAAGGTCACTCACCCTTTAGAACTTTGCTAAAGAG ATATGAAAATGAATTCATTGTTGCTACTG GAAAAGGGGAACCTGCCGTTGTTATGTCTGAATATGGCTTTAA GAGAGTTATCTCACTAGAGGAGTATGCATCACAGTTCAAGAACATTGATCCTGTGGCTCAGTACAAGAGGTGGACAACTGAGCAGGAATTGAACTGCTCACGAAATTCTGAGAAGATTGCCTCGAGCCATATCGATTGTTCCCAAAAGGTCAAAGCTGCTTTTGTTGTTAGTGATCCTGTTGACTGGGGGAGGGACATACAG GTTCTGTGCGATATTTTGACATCTGGAGGTGTTCCTGAAGAGGAGAATGGGCAACAACCACCACTGTATTTTGCTGCAGATGATCTGCAATACCAG GCTGCATTTCCTTCAGAACGTCTTGGTATGGGTGCATTTAGGATCGCTCTCGAGAGTGTCTTCAATAG aattcatGACAAACCGTTGGAGTATACATCTTTCGGGAAACCAAATCCATTTGTTTTCAGCAATGCGGAAATGATATTAAGACAGCTCTTGCAATTTCCCACTCCTGGTAATGTCGGAACGGAAGATGTCAGGTTACCTTCTTTCAAAACCCTGTACATGATTGGCGACAATCCCTTGGTTGATGTCAAAGGAGCACAGCAG GCAGGATACCCCtggttttcaattttgaccaGGACAGGTGTTTTCAGGCAAAGGGAGAACCATACACAGTATCCAGCTGATATGGTAAACCTAATGATTCTGTActctttgtttcttcttcttttcacCGTTGTATCTGTGAAAACAATTTGCCGTAGTCTTTCTTTACATGGTTTTCTCGTCGTCTCCTTGTTTCCTATCATGACCACATGGTTTTGCATTTTGTGTTCCACCCCTGCGCGCTGTGGTCTGAACACTCCGAGGTCTcttattctatattttatcgGCCTGGGAACATCATTGTGA